A genomic window from Thermoanaerobacter uzonensis DSM 18761 includes:
- the mntA gene encoding type VII toxin-antitoxin system MntA family adenylyltransferase antitoxin, translating into MKKVRGSGKIKVNSDLDIAVLLGNGYDPMDKLALIGDLVSIFKRDDIDLVILNSANPVLKHQVIKHGKLIFEENEDVKVEFEVKTLREYMDMEYFRKVQMDVIKEWVKSVVGDREE; encoded by the coding sequence TTGAAGAAGGTAAGGGGGAGTGGTAAAATTAAGGTAAATAGTGATCTTGATATTGCGGTACTTTTAGGGAATGGATATGATCCTATGGACAAACTTGCTTTAATTGGCGATTTGGTTTCAATATTTAAACGAGATGATATAGATTTGGTAATATTAAATTCTGCAAATCCAGTGCTTAAGCATCAAGTAATAAAGCACGGCAAACTTATTTTTGAAGAAAATGAAGATGTAAAGGTGGAATTTGAGGTTAAAACTCTAAGAGAATATATGGACATGGAATATTTTAGAAAAGTGCAGATGGATGTTATTAAAGAATGGGTAAAAAGTGTTGTAGGTGATAGGGAAGAGTAA
- a CDS encoding MBL fold metallo-hydrolase RNA specificity domain-containing protein: MKISFLGAAKEVTGSCYLVETEKTKFLVDCGMFQGGEVEDELNYQEFIFDVGDIDFVLLTHAHIDHSGRIPLLYKRGYRKRIYATKATVDLCRYMLPDSGHIQEMESEWKNRKRKRADKPLREPLYTADEAKDSLSIFYGVDYGEIIEPAQDVKVRFNDAGHMLGSSIIEVWVNEKGKETKIVFSGDLGNKKIPLLKEVTPIKSADYVLCESTYGNRLHEDIGDRAKKLMEIIIKTVKRGGNVIIPSFAVGRTQELLYELHKNRELYKDEIEFLNNVPVYVDSPLATSITDVFTKHPEYLDSEAQEYIKKGDLPLDFPNLHFTHSVEESKALNEIKTPVIIISASGMCEAGRIKHHLKHNLWRPECTVLFVGYQAKGTLGRKLLEGEKNVKIFGEDISVKAEIEYIESFSGHADQKGILDWLSQFTDKPRKIFIVHGEDEAQEELADKIESEVRVKTLIPSRYDTYDFNEDKLVRGEAEDKFKLELEITNKIEEMKLRSDKALNKLQELINSKDITKDLNPIVSELNNINESLMKLYRELLD; this comes from the coding sequence GTGAAAATAAGTTTTTTGGGAGCTGCTAAAGAGGTTACAGGCTCATGCTATTTAGTTGAGACGGAAAAGACTAAGTTTCTTGTTGACTGCGGAATGTTTCAAGGGGGAGAAGTTGAAGACGAGCTAAACTATCAAGAATTTATTTTTGATGTAGGTGATATCGATTTTGTGCTTTTGACTCATGCCCATATAGACCACAGCGGAAGAATTCCTCTTTTGTACAAGAGGGGATACAGAAAAAGGATTTACGCGACCAAGGCTACCGTGGATTTATGCAGGTATATGCTTCCAGACAGTGGGCATATACAAGAGATGGAAAGTGAATGGAAAAACAGAAAAAGAAAAAGGGCAGATAAGCCTTTGAGGGAACCTCTTTATACTGCTGATGAGGCGAAAGATTCTTTAAGCATTTTCTATGGAGTAGATTATGGAGAAATAATTGAACCAGCGCAAGATGTAAAAGTGCGATTTAATGATGCAGGACATATGCTTGGTTCATCTATAATCGAAGTTTGGGTAAATGAAAAAGGCAAAGAAACTAAAATTGTATTTTCAGGGGATTTGGGGAATAAAAAAATTCCTCTTTTAAAAGAAGTTACACCGATTAAGAGTGCGGATTATGTTTTGTGTGAGTCCACATACGGCAATAGGCTTCATGAAGATATTGGAGATAGGGCAAAAAAACTCATGGAGATTATCATAAAAACCGTAAAGAGAGGCGGAAATGTCATAATACCTTCTTTTGCTGTCGGAAGGACTCAAGAACTTTTATATGAATTACATAAAAACAGAGAATTGTACAAAGACGAAATAGAGTTTTTAAACAACGTACCTGTTTATGTAGATAGTCCGCTTGCAACTTCTATAACAGATGTTTTTACTAAACATCCTGAATATTTGGACAGTGAAGCTCAAGAATACATTAAAAAAGGAGATTTACCCCTTGACTTTCCTAATTTGCACTTTACCCATAGTGTAGAAGAATCAAAAGCACTAAATGAAATTAAAACACCTGTCATAATCATATCAGCCAGTGGGATGTGTGAAGCTGGGCGAATTAAACACCATTTAAAACACAATTTGTGGAGGCCAGAATGCACGGTTTTGTTTGTGGGGTATCAGGCAAAAGGGACCTTAGGACGTAAACTTTTGGAAGGAGAAAAAAATGTCAAAATATTTGGTGAGGATATTAGCGTAAAAGCTGAAATAGAATATATTGAAAGTTTTTCTGGGCATGCAGACCAAAAGGGTATATTAGATTGGCTTTCTCAATTTACGGATAAGCCAAGGAAAATATTTATTGTACATGGGGAAGATGAAGCACAGGAAGAGCTGGCAGATAAGATAGAAAGTGAGGTTAGAGTAAAGACTTTAATACCTTCAAGATATGATACTTATGATTTCAATGAAGATAAGCTTGTAAGAGGAGAGGCTGAGGATAAGTTTAAACTTGAATTGGAGATTACTAACAAAATTGAAGAAATGAAACTGAGAAGTGACAAAGCATTGAATAAACTTCAAGAGTTAATAAACAGTAAAGATATAACAAAAGATTTAAATCCTATTGTAAGTGAGTTAAACAATATAAATGAAAGTTTAATGAAATTGTATAGAGAACTTTTAGATTAG
- the pdxS gene encoding pyridoxal 5'-phosphate synthase lyase subunit PdxS has protein sequence MNERYELNKNLAQMLKGGVIMDVTTPEQAIIAEKAGAVAVMALERVPADIRARGGVARMSDPKIIKEIKAAVSIPVMAKVRIGHFVEAQILEALGIDFIDESEVLTPADEMYHIDKWAFKIPFVCGARNLGEALRRIGEGASMIRTKGEAGTGNVVEAVRHMRIINAEIKRLTTLREDELMAAAKELQAPYELVKYVAQHGRLPVVNFAAGGIATPADAALMMQLGADGVFVGSGIFKSQNPEKMAEAIVKAVTYYDKPEILAEVSEGLGEAMQSIDIRKLDEKDLYASRGW, from the coding sequence ATGAATGAAAGGTATGAACTAAATAAAAATTTAGCCCAAATGCTAAAGGGTGGAGTCATAATGGATGTGACAACACCAGAACAGGCAATTATTGCGGAGAAAGCAGGTGCTGTCGCTGTCATGGCACTTGAAAGGGTTCCAGCTGATATTAGGGCAAGAGGCGGAGTTGCAAGAATGTCAGATCCTAAAATAATAAAGGAGATAAAGGCGGCAGTATCAATCCCTGTTATGGCAAAAGTTAGAATTGGGCATTTTGTGGAAGCACAGATTTTAGAGGCACTTGGGATAGATTTTATTGATGAGAGTGAAGTTTTAACCCCTGCAGACGAGATGTACCATATAGATAAGTGGGCATTTAAGATACCTTTTGTGTGCGGGGCGCGAAACCTTGGAGAAGCACTAAGGCGCATAGGGGAAGGTGCTTCTATGATAAGGACAAAGGGAGAAGCAGGTACAGGAAATGTCGTGGAAGCAGTAAGACATATGAGGATAATAAATGCCGAAATAAAAAGGCTTACTACTTTGAGGGAAGACGAACTTATGGCTGCTGCTAAAGAACTTCAAGCGCCATATGAACTTGTAAAATATGTTGCACAGCATGGGAGACTTCCGGTTGTAAATTTTGCGGCAGGAGGAATTGCGACACCGGCAGATGCGGCTTTAATGATGCAGCTTGGTGCAGATGGTGTTTTTGTTGGTTCTGGAATATTTAAGTCACAAAATCCCGAAAAGATGGCAGAAGCTATAGTAAAAGCTGTAACCTATTATGACAAACCAGAAATATTAGCAGAAGTTTCAGAAGGATTGGGAGAAGCCATGCAGAGTATTGATATAAGGAAACTTGATGAAAAAGATCTATATGCTTCAAGGGGATGGTAA
- the pdxT gene encoding pyridoxal 5'-phosphate synthase glutaminase subunit PdxT, whose product MRVGVLAIQGSVREHIEKLNLIDGVEAVLAKDKNTLLSLDALIIPGGESTAIGKMIVDFGLKEAILKLNERKIPIWGTCAGMILMAKYIVNDDKVHLGIMDISVKRNAYGSQLDSFKTKLMIPAVSNNEIEAVFIRAPYIENVGNGVRILAKHQGKIVAAQQDNLLATSFHPELTDDLSFYKYFLRLNS is encoded by the coding sequence TTGCGCGTTGGAGTATTGGCAATTCAAGGTTCTGTTAGAGAACATATTGAAAAATTAAATCTTATAGATGGTGTAGAAGCTGTTTTGGCAAAAGACAAAAATACTCTGCTAAGCTTAGATGCATTGATTATACCGGGTGGCGAAAGCACTGCAATAGGGAAAATGATTGTAGATTTTGGACTCAAAGAGGCTATTTTAAAGCTAAATGAGAGGAAAATTCCTATATGGGGCACTTGTGCTGGCATGATACTTATGGCAAAATATATAGTTAATGATGACAAAGTGCACCTTGGAATAATGGATATTTCAGTTAAAAGAAATGCATATGGTAGTCAACTTGACAGTTTTAAAACGAAGCTCATGATACCAGCAGTTTCTAATAATGAAATAGAGGCGGTTTTTATAAGGGCTCCGTATATAGAAAATGTAGGAAATGGTGTCAGGATACTTGCGAAGCACCAAGGTAAAATTGTAGCGGCACAGCAAGATAATTTGCTGGCCACATCATTTCATCCTGAACTTACGGATGATTTAAGTTTCTATAAGTATTTCTTGAGGCTTAACTCTTAA
- a CDS encoding sigma-54 interaction domain-containing protein, translating to MSYKDETYSKRKELPQIFYQKALEMLLEYIDWGVQITDSEGYTLYYNRESSRIDGIPVEEAMGKHILAMFPSLSKKESTILKVLRTGEPVVKQEQEITNCYGRKISLFTTTLPIIIDEKVYGTIDISKDLSEVKNLMTKVIELREEVRHNQQQISKNSDEACYTFDDIIGESEEIQELKYKALKIARGNSPVFVYGETGTGKELLVQAIHNASLRKNGPFIAQNCAALPENLMESILFGTVKGSFTGAENRPGLVELADGGTLFLDEITSLSFDLQAKLLRFLQEGYIRRVGDSKVRKVNVRVISASNIHPQEALEKKILRPDLFYRLNAISLYVPPLRERKSDIPLLVKHFIVEFNWQLGKNIKGVSEEVKKVLMSLSWPGNVRELKGVIEYASNFCETEMIQLHDLPEHILKNAFIAGEKEIAINTIEIEEDLRTFLSKIEYELISKTLKKTNGNISRAAEILGIPRQTLQYKIKMLKIAF from the coding sequence ATGTCTTATAAAGATGAAACATATAGCAAAAGAAAAGAATTACCACAAATTTTTTATCAGAAAGCTTTAGAAATGTTACTTGAGTATATCGATTGGGGAGTACAAATTACTGATAGTGAAGGTTATACCCTGTACTATAATCGAGAATCCTCTAGGATTGATGGCATCCCTGTAGAAGAAGCTATGGGAAAGCATATTTTAGCAATGTTTCCTTCACTTTCAAAAAAAGAAAGTACAATTTTAAAAGTATTGAGAACGGGTGAACCTGTTGTTAAGCAAGAACAAGAAATTACTAATTGCTACGGACGAAAAATCTCTCTTTTCACTACTACTCTTCCAATTATAATCGATGAAAAAGTGTATGGTACAATTGATATTTCTAAGGACCTTTCTGAAGTAAAAAACCTCATGACAAAGGTAATTGAATTACGAGAAGAAGTGCGTCATAACCAACAACAAATTAGCAAAAATAGTGATGAGGCTTGCTATACTTTTGATGATATTATTGGAGAGTCTGAGGAAATTCAAGAATTAAAATACAAAGCTCTAAAAATTGCACGAGGCAACTCTCCCGTTTTTGTGTATGGTGAAACGGGGACAGGTAAAGAACTTCTAGTACAGGCCATTCATAATGCAAGCTTGAGAAAAAACGGTCCTTTTATTGCACAAAATTGTGCTGCTCTTCCTGAAAATTTGATGGAATCAATACTTTTTGGTACAGTTAAAGGTAGTTTCACAGGTGCAGAAAATCGTCCCGGTTTGGTAGAGCTTGCAGATGGAGGGACTCTATTCTTAGATGAAATTACCTCCTTAAGTTTTGATTTACAAGCAAAACTTTTGCGTTTCTTACAAGAGGGGTATATAAGACGTGTAGGAGATAGTAAGGTGAGGAAAGTTAATGTGAGGGTTATCAGCGCTTCTAATATTCACCCTCAGGAAGCCTTAGAAAAAAAGATTTTAAGACCAGACCTTTTTTATCGTTTGAACGCAATTAGCTTGTATGTGCCACCTCTCAGAGAAAGAAAAAGTGATATTCCTTTATTAGTGAAACACTTTATTGTAGAATTTAATTGGCAACTTGGGAAAAACATAAAAGGAGTGAGCGAAGAGGTAAAAAAAGTATTGATGAGTCTATCTTGGCCAGGAAATGTACGAGAATTAAAAGGTGTGATTGAATATGCTTCTAATTTTTGCGAGACCGAAATGATTCAACTACATGACCTTCCAGAACATATTTTAAAAAATGCTTTTATAGCGGGAGAGAAAGAAATAGCTATAAATACTATTGAAATAGAAGAAGACCTTCGTACTTTTTTATCAAAAATAGAGTATGAACTTATTTCTAAGACGCTAAAAAAAACAAACGGAAATATAAGTAGAGCGGCAGAAATTTTAGGTATTCCAAGGCAAACGCTGCAATATAAAATAAAGATGTTAAAAATAGCTTTTTAA
- a CDS encoding amino acid permease, which translates to MDLFRKKSADQLLEAAERTGLAKKLTAIDLAALAIGSVVGTGIFVATGEGALRAGPGVIVSYIIGGITAALAAFIFAELVTMFPVAGSTYTYSYVAFGEIIAWIIGWDLLLEYLVSASAVASGWSGTFVGLLKSFGITLPEIITKPPIWGGVMDLPSILIVAFAAWILYIGVKETAISNNLIVALKIAVILLFIFIGISHVKLSNLTPFAPYGWKGIMSAAAIIFFAYIGFDAVSTAAEETKNPQKNVPLGLMMAMIVILALYITVAFVLVGMVPYKEIVPDNALPGALMSIGINWGSALVATGAVIGMISTLIITLYGQIRIFMVMARDGLLPEVFSHVHPKYRTPHINTIITSLLAAIIAGFLPLDIIIELCNIGTLSVFVLVSIGILVLRVKMPHVERKFRVPFVWIVAPLTAAFSIYLMASLPVVTWIRFGGWMLAGLLIYFAYGRYHSVLNVQK; encoded by the coding sequence ATGGATTTATTTAGAAAGAAGTCCGCAGATCAACTGTTGGAGGCAGCAGAACGAACAGGTCTAGCAAAAAAACTAACAGCTATTGACCTTGCAGCTTTAGCAATAGGCTCTGTTGTAGGGACAGGTATTTTTGTTGCAACTGGTGAAGGTGCGTTAAGAGCAGGTCCAGGTGTTATAGTTTCGTATATAATTGGTGGCATAACTGCTGCTTTAGCTGCTTTTATATTTGCTGAATTAGTTACAATGTTTCCTGTTGCTGGAAGTACATATACTTATTCCTATGTGGCTTTTGGAGAGATTATTGCTTGGATAATAGGATGGGACTTGCTTTTGGAATATTTGGTTTCAGCAAGTGCAGTAGCGTCAGGGTGGTCGGGAACTTTTGTAGGTCTTTTAAAGTCTTTCGGTATAACTTTACCGGAGATTATAACAAAACCTCCTATTTGGGGAGGAGTAATGGATTTGCCATCAATTTTAATAGTTGCTTTTGCTGCATGGATTTTGTATATAGGTGTAAAAGAAACTGCTATTTCCAATAATTTGATAGTAGCTTTAAAAATTGCGGTAATACTTTTATTTATTTTTATTGGAATAAGCCATGTAAAATTATCTAACTTAACTCCTTTTGCACCATATGGTTGGAAAGGTATAATGTCTGCTGCAGCGATAATCTTTTTTGCATATATAGGCTTTGATGCTGTTTCTACTGCAGCAGAGGAGACAAAAAACCCTCAGAAAAATGTGCCATTAGGCTTGATGATGGCGATGATAGTTATACTTGCACTTTATATTACAGTGGCTTTTGTGTTAGTAGGCATGGTGCCTTATAAAGAGATTGTTCCCGACAATGCTTTGCCGGGGGCATTGATGAGTATAGGAATCAACTGGGGCTCGGCATTAGTGGCTACTGGTGCTGTTATAGGTATGATATCTACTCTTATCATAACTCTTTATGGTCAAATAAGAATATTTATGGTTATGGCAAGGGATGGGCTTTTACCTGAAGTATTTTCTCATGTACATCCCAAATATAGAACGCCTCACATAAATACTATAATTACAAGCTTGCTAGCTGCAATAATAGCAGGTTTTCTACCTCTTGATATAATAATTGAGCTTTGTAATATAGGGACCTTATCGGTGTTTGTTTTGGTATCTATTGGTATCTTGGTTTTAAGGGTAAAAATGCCTCATGTAGAGAGAAAATTCCGTGTTCCTTTTGTGTGGATAGTTGCCCCATTGACTGCAGCTTTTAGTATTTATCTTATGGCAAGCCTTCCAGTTGTTACATGGATAAGGTTTGGTGGATGGATGCTGGCGGGTTTGTTAATTTACTTTGCTTATGGAAGGTATCACAGTGTATTAAATGTTCAAAAATAA
- the kal gene encoding 3-aminobutyryl-CoA ammonia lyase produces MKATIRVRMSLHDAHYGGNLIDGARILSLFGDVATELLIRYDGDEGLFRAYDSVEFLAPVYAGDFIEATGEIVEIGNTSRKMVFEAKKVIAARPDINDSAAEVLEEPIIVCKASGTCVVPKEKQRYRK; encoded by the coding sequence TTGAAGGCGACAATTAGAGTAAGGATGAGCTTGCATGATGCCCATTATGGGGGAAATCTTATAGATGGAGCAAGGATTTTAAGCCTTTTTGGAGATGTGGCAACAGAGCTTTTGATACGGTACGACGGAGACGAGGGGCTATTTAGGGCTTATGACAGTGTGGAATTTTTGGCACCAGTATATGCAGGGGATTTTATTGAAGCAACAGGGGAAATCGTGGAGATAGGCAATACTTCAAGAAAAATGGTTTTTGAAGCTAAAAAAGTTATAGCAGCGAGGCCAGATATAAATGATTCAGCTGCAGAAGTTTTAGAAGAACCTATAATTGTATGCAAGGCAAGTGGGACTTGTGTGGTGCCAAAAGAGAAGCAGAGGTATAGAAAATAG
- the kce gene encoding 3-keto-5-aminohexanoate cleavage enzyme, with protein sequence MEKLIITAAICGAEVTKEHNPNVPYTIEEIAREAYAAYNAGASIIHLHVRYDDGTPTQNKERFREAIEAIKTKCPDVIIQPSTGGAVGMTSGERLQPIYLNPEMASLDCGTLNFGGDEIFVNTENMIIEFALKMNEVGVKPELEVFDKGMIDTALRLHKKGYIKTPMHFNFVMGVTGGISGEIRDFLFLKESIPEDSTFTATGIGRYEFSVATMAILAGGHVRVGFEDNVYISKGVLARSNGELVEKVVRIARELGREVATPQEARKILGLEVKS encoded by the coding sequence GTGGAAAAGCTTATTATTACAGCAGCTATATGTGGAGCGGAGGTAACAAAAGAACACAATCCTAATGTTCCTTATACAATAGAAGAGATTGCAAGAGAAGCTTATGCAGCTTATAATGCAGGAGCCAGCATCATACACCTTCATGTCCGATATGATGATGGGACTCCAACTCAAAACAAGGAAAGATTTAGAGAAGCTATTGAAGCCATAAAAACAAAATGTCCTGACGTGATAATTCAGCCTTCTACCGGCGGTGCTGTTGGGATGACCAGTGGGGAGAGGCTTCAGCCTATTTATTTAAATCCTGAAATGGCATCTTTAGATTGTGGAACTTTGAATTTTGGTGGAGACGAAATATTTGTAAATACGGAAAATATGATCATTGAATTTGCTTTAAAGATGAATGAAGTTGGTGTAAAGCCAGAACTTGAGGTGTTTGACAAAGGAATGATAGATACGGCGTTAAGGCTTCATAAAAAAGGATATATAAAAACGCCTATGCACTTTAATTTTGTAATGGGAGTAACAGGTGGTATTTCTGGCGAGATAAGAGATTTTCTATTTTTAAAAGAGAGTATTCCAGAAGACAGTACTTTTACTGCTACTGGAATAGGGCGATATGAATTTTCTGTGGCAACCATGGCTATATTAGCAGGAGGCCATGTAAGGGTTGGGTTTGAAGATAATGTATACATTTCCAAAGGAGTATTGGCAAGATCTAATGGAGAGCTAGTTGAAAAAGTAGTTAGGATTGCAAGGGAGTTAGGAAGAGAGGTTGCTACTCCTCAAGAAGCCAGAAAAATTTTGGGGTTAGAGGTGAAGTCATGA
- a CDS encoding CoA transferase subunit A produces the protein MNKVVKLEDLKPLLKDGMTMMIGGFLANGTPERLIDLLIDMRVKDLTIIANDTSFPDRGIGRLVVAGLVKKVITSHIGTNPETGRLMNEGKLEVELVPQGTLVERIRAYGAGLGGILTPTGVGTVVEEGKEKITVNRKEYLLELPLGADVALLKGSIVDEFGNIYYKGTTRNFNPLMALAAQTVIVEAEEIVKVGELKPEDVMTPGVLVDYIVKGGEDSDK, from the coding sequence ATGAATAAGGTTGTAAAGCTTGAGGATTTAAAACCTTTGCTTAAAGATGGTATGACTATGATGATTGGCGGCTTTCTTGCCAACGGTACCCCAGAGAGATTAATAGATCTGCTTATAGATATGAGGGTAAAAGATTTAACTATAATTGCCAATGATACCAGTTTTCCTGACAGAGGTATTGGAAGATTGGTAGTAGCAGGTCTTGTAAAAAAAGTTATAACTTCTCATATAGGTACCAATCCAGAGACGGGAAGACTTATGAATGAAGGAAAGCTTGAAGTAGAATTAGTTCCCCAGGGCACTTTAGTAGAGCGAATAAGGGCATATGGAGCAGGGTTAGGAGGTATTTTGACCCCTACAGGAGTAGGTACGGTTGTGGAAGAAGGAAAGGAAAAGATTACAGTTAATAGAAAAGAATATTTGTTAGAATTGCCTCTTGGTGCGGATGTGGCACTTTTGAAGGGAAGCATTGTTGACGAATTTGGAAATATTTACTACAAAGGAACGACAAGAAATTTCAATCCACTTATGGCGTTAGCTGCTCAAACTGTAATAGTAGAAGCTGAAGAAATTGTAAAAGTCGGAGAGCTTAAACCGGAAGATGTGATGACACCAGGTGTTTTGGTTGATTATATCGTAAAAGGAGGGGAAGACAGTGATAAATAA
- a CDS encoding CoA transferase subunit B — MINNPELAKEIIAKRVAKELKDGQLVNLGIGLPTLVANYIPKGVHVIFQSENGITGMGPMAIPGEEDKNITNAGGQYVTVLPGAAFFDSAFSFALIRGGHVDVTVLGGLEVDQEGNLANWIIPGKIVPGMGGAMDLATGAKKVIVAMQHTGKGQPKILKKCRLPLTAKGKVSLIVTELCVIEVTKEGLLLKEINKETTIDEVKSLTEANLIIPDDVKYIDV, encoded by the coding sequence GTGATAAATAATCCTGAATTAGCAAAAGAAATAATCGCAAAAAGAGTGGCAAAAGAGCTTAAAGATGGGCAATTAGTAAATCTTGGAATCGGTCTTCCCACGTTAGTGGCAAACTACATTCCTAAAGGTGTACATGTAATATTTCAATCGGAAAACGGAATTACTGGAATGGGACCAATGGCTATACCAGGAGAAGAGGATAAAAATATTACGAATGCTGGAGGACAATATGTAACGGTTTTGCCGGGAGCAGCATTTTTTGACAGTGCCTTTTCCTTTGCTTTAATAAGAGGAGGGCATGTAGATGTTACAGTTTTGGGAGGTTTGGAAGTAGACCAGGAGGGAAATTTAGCGAACTGGATAATACCTGGTAAAATAGTGCCAGGAATGGGAGGAGCAATGGACTTAGCGACGGGTGCCAAAAAAGTTATAGTTGCTATGCAACATACTGGTAAAGGACAGCCAAAAATACTTAAAAAATGTAGACTACCTCTAACTGCTAAAGGAAAAGTAAGTCTCATTGTAACGGAGCTGTGTGTTATTGAGGTCACAAAAGAAGGGCTTTTATTAAAAGAGATAAACAAAGAAACTACAATTGATGAAGTCAAGTCTTTAACAGAAGCGAACTTGATTATACCAGATGATGTTAAATATATTGATGTTTAA
- the kdd gene encoding L-erythro-3,5-diaminohexanoate dehydrogenase produces MMGCKYGTHRVIEPKGVLPQAAYKISNDMDTIYDNEILIDVIALNIDSASFTQLKEEAGGDVEKVKAKILEIVNERGKMQNPVTGSGGMLIGRVEKIGDALLGKRDLKIGDKIATLVSLTLTPLRIDEILSVKLDIDRVEIKGKAILFESGIYAKLPDDMEETLALAALDVAGAPAQTAKLVKPGQSVLVLGANGKSGMLCCYEAKKRVGPTGKVIGVVRREEAKKRLEELDICHEIIIADAQKPVEVLNKTLEVNGGKEVDIAINCVNIPNTEMSTILPVRDEGIAYFFSMATSFTKAALGAEGVGKDITMIIGNGYTKDHAEITLQELRENEKLRKVFKEMYAK; encoded by the coding sequence ATGATGGGATGTAAATATGGTACACATAGGGTAATTGAACCGAAAGGAGTTTTGCCACAAGCGGCATACAAGATTTCAAACGACATGGATACAATTTATGATAATGAAATTTTAATAGATGTAATAGCGTTGAATATAGATTCTGCAAGTTTTACACAGCTTAAAGAAGAAGCTGGAGGAGACGTAGAAAAAGTGAAGGCTAAAATTTTGGAAATAGTCAATGAAAGAGGGAAAATGCAAAACCCCGTTACAGGCTCCGGGGGAATGCTTATAGGCCGTGTTGAAAAAATAGGAGATGCACTACTCGGCAAGAGGGACTTAAAAATAGGGGATAAGATAGCGACATTAGTTTCTCTTACACTTACTCCTCTTAGAATAGATGAGATTTTATCTGTCAAACTCGATATAGACAGAGTTGAAATAAAGGGCAAAGCAATACTTTTTGAAAGTGGAATTTATGCTAAACTTCCTGATGACATGGAAGAAACATTAGCTTTGGCTGCTTTAGATGTAGCAGGAGCGCCTGCTCAAACCGCAAAGCTTGTAAAACCAGGTCAGAGTGTTTTAGTGCTTGGAGCTAATGGAAAGTCAGGGATGCTTTGCTGTTATGAGGCTAAAAAAAGAGTAGGACCGACTGGCAAGGTTATAGGAGTTGTGAGAAGAGAAGAAGCAAAGAAAAGATTGGAGGAATTAGACATTTGCCATGAGATTATAATCGCTGATGCGCAAAAACCAGTGGAGGTTCTAAATAAAACTCTAGAAGTAAACGGAGGAAAAGAAGTAGATATTGCTATAAACTGTGTAAATATTCCAAACACAGAGATGTCCACTATTTTGCCTGTAAGGGATGAAGGAATTGCCTATTTCTTCTCAATGGCGACAAGTTTTACAAAAGCAGCTTTAGGTGCAGAAGGTGTAGGAAAAGATATCACGATGATAATAGGAAATGGCTATACAAAAGATCATGCAGAAATCACTCTGCAAGAATTGAGAGAGAATGAAAAGCTGAGGAAAGTTTTTAAAGAAATGTATGCTAAGTGA